CTGAGAATTTGTCAGGATAAACCCACCATTGTCCAAAGATAAAATGAATTTCCCAAAGCACCTGAGCGAAAACCAACACCTGAATTTAACAATAATCAACTAAAAACCGGCATCAAAAGGAAATTTCTTTTGATACCGGCTTTGTAAAGTCACTATTTTTGTAAAATCACTATAAAATAACAACCGTATGCTTCTTTGGGTCGGGTCCGTTTTCCAAGACCCGGGCAGTGAGTTGCCTGATCACATCGGTGCCATAGCCATTCAGAAACGGAAGAACATTAATTGTCCGTTCCTGAAGTCCGTCCTGCGGGCGCAGAACCGTGTTAACGTAATTAAAATGATTCATTGACGGTGCAAGGGTCCGGTTTACCTGCCTGTCAACCTGGCGTTTATACCGATCCAGGACACCTTTGCCCATCCTTTGAAAACGCTCATGATCCACATCCGTTGAAGCGTGCTCCCGAAGATTGGCTGCCATTTTCTCCATGAGCGACTCAAACTCTTCTTCCGCTTTTTCAAATACCGGGTCATAATCAGCCGGCCTGTTCCGGCCATACCACTCGTCTCTTTTTTCGGAAGCTCCCTGTTCAATCGTTTTCCTGATGGAAAGGTCCCTCTTTCCAGCACGCTTTAATGCCCCTCTGTCAACAAGGGTAAACTGCATTCTTGGAATGAGGGGCGGGATCTTAAAATCAAACTCCCGAAAAACACTGCTCAGCGTCCCCCAGTATTTAATTTCACCTGCTCCTGAAATAAATCCGAGAACCGGAAGAAGCCATTCCTGCATTACAGGCCGGGAGACAACGTTATTACTCAGTTTAGCCGGATCTGTTTCAGCAATATGATGAAGCTCGTCTATCGTCCAGGATCTTGTCTTTTCTTTATTCGTAAATGCTCCTTCCTGGTCATCACTGTATAGAAGCGTTCTCTCATTGTGATCATCGAGAAAAAGGTGGGAGAGGCGCGGATCAATTGAAACAGGCTCACCAAAGCCGGCAGTTTTAAACCGTTTAGCCTGCTCTTCAAAAGCCAGACGTAATTTTCCATTCCGTTCGATCAGTTCATTGAAGAAAGGTCTCTCCAGCTTACGGACCGCTTCATCCTGGGCATCCATCAGAACGATCCCTGTTCCTTTAAAGAGGTGGTGAATCAGCTTCCCGAAAAAATCAACATAAGTTTTGGATTCATCGATCAGCTTTCCCCAGTCGGAAGCGATTATTTTTGTATCCTGGGTTTCCTGCAGGTGACGGATCGTACTCAGAAGAACCTTCTTCGCTTCTTCACGATTGAGGTTCCTGTTCGAGGCAGGAATTTTCAGATCGTTCCTTTCCTTCATAGCAAAGCGTTTCAGGTCCTGTTTATAGTAAACAAAGATATGGTTAATCTCATCAATATCGTGATCTTCTCCGGCAATCCAGAATAATGGAATGACCGGGAGCCCGAGATCCTTTTCTGCTTTATCTGCATGAGCAAGTATCGAGATCACTTTGTGGACCGTATAAAGGGGTCCCGTAAATAAACCGGCCTGCTGTCCTCCGACAATCATCAGGGAACGCTCACTGGTTAATTTCCCGATTTGAGTGAAGGTTTCTTCACCTGCTCCCATCTTTTTATTAAAAGAATAAAGAACGTCCTTTAACGAACCACGGTTAAATGACCGGGCAGCCAGTTCTTTTGCCCGTTTTTTAATACTTTCATCATCATAACCGTAATCGTAAAAGGACATAAGCCGGTCGTCTGCATTTATGTATTCATCTAGGAACGGGTTCAAACCCCGTACATCTTCGTATTGGATATGCATAGGTAACAACCTCTCGCCTTCAACATTTCAGATATAACGACTCTTATTATAGCAAAATTTAAAAAGATCACCAAAGAAACAGTCTCCGGTGGGCTACGCATACATTTTCGCAGTAAAACCTACAAACATAAGCACGAAATGAAGAACGAAGAAGAGAACAAACTGAAAACGCCAGACACCTTTCATTATTCTTATAAACTGAACATCCGTATACATCCGCCAGTGGGCAATGGTAAACCCGATGGCAGTAAGAAAGAGCAGTGCAAGAACGTATCCGATTAAAGAAATACCCCAGATTTCCAAGATAAAGAAGTGCACAGAAAGAACAAAAAAGATCAGGCTGACATCTACAGCAACTTTAAGAGCAAAGACTTTATTACGCGTTACTTTAACACTGATAAGATAGACAAGATAAAGGCCGATCAGCGGCACAGTAATCAATGTAGCTATGAACCCTGCCAATAAATTACCGATCATCGTCATAACTCCTTTCAACCCCTTTTATTGAATGATGAAGAAAAGACACCAAGGGCATTGTGACTTGTCTTTTTTCCGCTAATGACAGGAGGTAACCGGTAATAGCATCAACTTCCGTCTCGCGGCCGAGACGAATATCCTCGTGCATGGATGAATGATTTTTTCTTGTATTTACGATTACCCGCTCCACCGTCTCCCACTTGAATGGGATCACTTTGGTTATTTCTTTAAATACAGCACGGGCATTTTCCTTGAATAATGGATTATCCAGGAGAGCTCCGTTTTTAACCTGATAAAGGGCAGTGAGAGGGTTAATGACTGCATTTACTGCAAGCTTTTCCTCCATTAATTTTTCAATGTTTTCTTCACAGGAGCTAAAAAAACCTGCTTCCTGAAGTTTTTTCATCAAAAATTCTACAGTTTCACTTTCCCCTCTCCAGGAACCTGCCTTCCACGTGCCTTTTCCCGTATGAATGACGCCTTCATAATCAGTCGATCTTTTTGCGCCGTGTGTAAGTACACTTCCATAGAGGGGTGCATCCTTTAAAGAAACCTGTGCTTTTTCCATATGACCCATCCCGTTGAGGGCAAAAATAACCGGTACCTTTATTCTCTTCTTTGAAAGAATACCGAGAACTTCATCCAGGTGCAGCTGTTTAACAGAAACAATCACTGCGTCAAGCCCTTCCGTTGTCCAAGATGATATCGGTTGAGCCGACAGACCTCTTGAGAGTGTTTCAGGGTTGTCCTGATTACTTTGTATAAGAGTCAGCCCGCTATGATTGAGCCGTATGGACTGCTCCTCACGTTTTGTAAAAAGACTGACTTTAATTCCTGCTTTCAGGGCAAAGGCAGACAAGAGCATTCCGACAGCCCCAGCCCCGATAACCGCAACCTTCATACCGCACACCTCCACTGCACCGGAACCTTTTAATTTTCATCCGGGACTTTTACTCCATTGATTTTATCATAAATTCCATCTGTGCACGTTTTTACCTTTTTCTCGCTAAAGATTTCATGAAAGTTATAAAAATATATAGATTATTCAGTCGACATTATAGTAGAATATAAAGTAATCGATATGTTGGAGGGACAGCTATGGTTGATATTCAAGAAGTTAAGCGCTTACGTATAAACTTTAAAACCCTGGAGGAATTCGAGAACTTTCGTGAGTATGGCTTGCAGGAGTTGTCTATGAAAGAGGATCTGCAGGGAAACATCATTGATAACGACAGTGAGTCACCTTTCTATGGTGTCTATTACGGGGATAAGCTCGTAGGAAGAATGAGTCTTTATAAAGTAGATGCAAAATATGACCGGTACTTTGAGCCGCCTCAGGAATACTTCGAGCTGTGGAAGCTGGAAGTTCTGGAGCCGTATAAAGGCCGCGGTTTCGGTAAACAGCTTGTTGACTACGCAAAATCACTCGGCCTTCCTTTAAAAACAAATGCACGCCAGCGTTCCGACACTTTCTGGGAAAGAATGGGCTTTGAGCCTCTCACCTACGATACAGACCGTGACCGGGGCGAGAACCCATACGTTTGGTTTCCGCAAGGGGTAAAAGAACAAAAGCCGGAATAACACGGAAGCTTTCTGAAAACGCTTAAATGAAAATTCATCAAAAAAGAACGGTAAGGTGCGAAATACCTGACCGTTCTTTTTTAGTGGACTTAAGACGGAGACGAAGCGGTCGTTTTGTTTCGCTTCGCTGCACGCTCCACTACGTTAATCATCAGCTGATAATCATTTTTAATGAGTTCATAATCGTCTTTCATTTTTGCGAGCTCCTGACTGAGCACTGCATTTTCCTGCTTTAACGCTTCAATGGCTTCCATAAATTCCTCTGGTTCAGAAACCCCGCCATTCGTTTCAATGCATTTTTTCTGTTCGTGCAAAAACGTGATCACTTCATCAAAAGCTTCTACAACACTTTTCGAAGCCCCGTTGTCCGCTTCAGTCCGGTTTTCCGTCGCCTCTGCGAACCGCACTCCAGGTTCACTGTTTTTCACTTTCATCGTTTTTCTTTGTTTCTTAGCAAGCTGGATTGCTGTATCGTATTTTTTCCTGATCGCTGAATTCCACCGGAAACCGCACGCAGCCGGGGTTCTCGAAAGCTTATGACCAACTTCCTCAAAAGCCGCGAGCTGGGTGCTGCCTTCCCTTATGTGACGCAAAACCACCTCTGCCAATGTTAAGTCTTCATCGCTGTTCCAAGCATCCTGGCGTACCAATCGTCCGACCCCTCCTTTACTCTTCTCAATCGTTCATCCTAACTATATGCAGATGATAGAAGAGATAGACTCTTTTCTCTTATTTTCAGTATTCACCGATTATCGGTGAGTATACAAAAAGGCCGGCTGCGGGGAGGAAGTACATAACATAATAGGTGAACTTTGATAATAATTCTTGAGGGCTTCATCAATTTATGCTTCGTTGAAGGGAAGATACTCGGACTCGTCCCGAGCCATTCCATCAAACCTTCTTCTACATGAAGTAAAGCTCGTCACTGCAGGGTGTCGTCTGTCTTACACTTTTGCAGGAGTCTCGCACCTGGATTGTTGCTAATTTCCCTTTCTATAGATTACAGGAAATAAAGGCAGTATCGGTGTGCCGGCAAGCCTCCTCAAGCTAGAGCGAGGACACTGAAAATGTCCATTTTTTTAAAATAGGCTCTGTTAAAGGCAGATGTTGATTTTCGCTCCTTTGGCTACCTTTCCGCGGAGGCGCCGGTGAGCCTCCAGGAGGTTTATTCCTGCTTCTTCCTCTACCAGTAACGCTTAAGTTCGGTTTTAAACTTTTTCCAGTGCCTTCTAAGCAATGAGCGTAGCGGTTGCATGTTTAAAAAGCCTGTTATGTGTGGGCTTCTCGTAACAGGCGCGCAAACGAACGGAGCCATTGCAACTCAAATAAAAGCCACTGAAAAAGTTGTTTTGTATTTTTTCAGTGGCCTCTTCCCTTACCGGTCTGTTTTCGATAGAAAGGCGTTAACAGCATCGTGGTGTTCGTCTTTTGCCCACAGTTTTGCACAAGCCTTTACTTCTTTATCGATATCGTTAAATAATGTATCTCTTTCTTTTTCTGTTCTCACAGCATCTTTATATGATCCGAGAACACTTCCAGAAACCCCATTCCACTTGCTGAGCCATTCCATAAGTTCACTCTCACTATTCAAAACCGCCTGAATCCAGCCCATATTCAGTCCCTCTTCTGCTGTAAAAAGGCGGGCTGTCGTAAGCAGCGTCAAAGCCTGCAGATAAGGAACCTTTTCTTTAAGAAGACTCGCTCCTCCCCAGCCGGTTGTAATCTGGAGTCTTCCTTGTATAAAGCCTGTTTTTGCTCCAGGATCCGCCACTCTGAAGTCACACGCTGCAGCAAGTTCGCACCCGCCGCCGACAGCATGACCGTTTATGTAAGCAACAGTGAGATACGGCAGTGCAGCAATTCTTTTTAGAAGACGGCTCATAGGTACAAGCATTCCGAGAGCTTCATCCTCCGTTTTCAGGGAATGAAATTTACCGAGGTCCCCTCCGGAACAGAAAGCACTCCCTTTTCCTGTGAAAACGAGAATTCTCGTGCCCTTATCCTCTTCCAGCTTATCAAAAATCGCATTAAGTTCGTTCATGACGTCAAAATCGACCGCATTTTTGACTTCAGGTCTGTTTAGGGTAATCTTTGAAATACCATTCTTCTCATAAGACAAAATCACCTTTTTCAAAATACCGCCCCCCTGCATTGATTATGCTCATCCCTGATCAGAGGGTCTGACCCTCTGATCAGGGATGAGCATAATTTTAACTTTGGGAGTGAAGTCTGTAATCCTTCACTTTCATCAACATTTGGATTAGAAATCACTACTCCATACGTCCCGTGATAAAAAAAGGCAGGGAGGAAATGGCATCCTCCCTGCGTCAATTACGACCATTATTTGTTTACAACGTCTTTTCCTTTGTAGGATCCGCAAGCTTTACATACACGATGGGAAAGCTTAGCTTCACCGCACTCCGGACAATTTACCATGCCAGGTACGCTCAATTTGATGTGCGTACGACGCTTGTTTTTACGGGTTTTACTCGTTCTGCGAAAAGGTACTGCCATGACTGACACCTCCTTGAATATTCGTTCAATAGATAAAGCACAAACTTGGTTACTTGTCGAAAAACTTCTCCAGGTCTTTCAGCCTTGGATCGACCTTTTTTGCCTGTTCCTCGGAAGAGACCATTTCCCAGTCTTTCCCTTCGGCAGGTGCCGGGCCTTCCTTAGCTTCACTGAAAACCTGCATCGGCTTTTCAAGCAAAATACGTTCTTTTACGTAAGGCAATAAATCTACCGTGTTATCTTCCAACTCATGAACGTCATCTTCCTCTTCGAAGGTGGCCCATTCTTCCAACTTGAAAATCTCGTTGGCTTCGATTGAGAAAGGATACTCAACATCATTCAAAGTCCTTGCACACGGAAGTGTCATTGACCCGTCAATCTGCAGACGAAACGTCACAGAATCCCGGGCAAAGACGGCTTCGCCTTTCACGTGAACCGGGGTGATTTCCCGGATTTCACGATCTGTCGTTTTTACATCCGAAACATCAACCGATTCGTCGATGTGTAATCCTTTTTCCTTATAGGATAACAACTGTTGAACCGACCATTTCATTCTTTTTCACCTCAAGACAACAAATGTTATTATATCCTTGCAAAAATCGTTTGTCAAGGTAACTTCTTTACATCGTACTGATTTTTTATCATTTACGAAATCCCATCATAGCAAATATTTAATCAAAATAAAACGATTGACCACAGTATTTCACCTTCCCCGTAAAAAAACGGTTTAAACCAGCCTGTTTTTTGCTTATCCTTATAAATAGACAAGTTTTAACATGAAACGCCGTTCTGTTTCGGTTATCCTTACACTTATCCCAACATTCAGGAGGTACTTCCTTTGAAAACAGTCGGACTTGTTGTTGAATATAACCCTTTTCATAATGGACACTTGTATCACCTTACTGAATCCAAAAGAGTAACAAACGCGGACGCGGTCATCGCGGTGATGAGCGGATCGTTTCTTCAGCGTGGTGAACCGGCCCTTGTCGATAAATGGGCACGGACGAAGATGGCTCTTTTCGGAGGCTGTGATATTGTTATTGAGCTTCCTTACCTTTATGCGGTCCAGCATGCAAGCCTCTTTGCCAGAGGTGCAGTGGCGGCTCTCGATCAGCTCAAAGTTGATACCGTTGCCTTTGGCAGTGAAGACGGCAGCATTGACCGGTTTCAGGAAACAATCAGGTTTATGGAGCAGAATAAGGCGTCCTATGAAAAATATCTTCACCTCTATTTACAAAAGGGCTTTAGCTACCCGAGAGCGTCGAGTGCAGCCTACAGTGAAATCAAGCCCCCTGCCTTTAACGGGGTCGATTTGAGCGCACCCAACAATATTCTCGGAATCCAGTACTGCGAGGCGGTTAAAGATCTGGAGAGCTCTATCACGCCTTATACCATCACGCGTGAAAAAGCCGGCTATCACGACCCGGAACCGGGGGACAGTGCTATTGCCAGTGCCACTTCCATTAGAAACAGGCTCCTTTCGGAGGAGTATTCCCTTGATGATGTCCGTCCATTCGTACCGGAAACAACATTTGACGTCCTTAAGGAATTTTACAAAACTCACGGCCAGTGGCATCAGTGGAACGATTATTTCCCTTACATCCAGCATCAGCTCATTACTAAGTCACCAAAAGAGCTCGGATTGATTTATGAAATGGAGGAAGGGCTTGAATACCGGTTTAAAAAAGCCGTTACGAAAGCCGGTGACTTTGAATCGTTTATGGATTATGTAAAAACGAAACGCTACACACGAACGAGGCTGCAACGCTCTTTGGTTCATCTTCTTCTCGGAACCACAAAAAAGCAGGCCGGAGAGCTTGTTCATCCTCTCAGACCTGACTACATCCGGGTTCTCGGGATGAGTGAGAACGGCAGGAATTATCTGAATGGGATAAAAAAGGATATTGACGTTCCCCTTATTTCCAATGCCAGTAAAGGTGACAGCATCCCTGCCCTGGAAAAAGATATTCAGGCTGCGACTGTCCACTATCTCCCCCTTGTTCTCAGGGGCACCGGTTCACCTGTAAGGGAATATACAGCTCATCCAATTCGGGTAAATAAAAACGAAGAAGCCTCCATTTAAGGAAAGGCTCCTTCGTTTTTTTATCCAAGTTCCTGCTCCAGGTATTCCAGGGCTTCTTCAAACGAATCAACTCCAATTACCTCCATGTCGGTACCGATCGATTCTGCTGTTTCCAGTGCAATATCGTAATTTGACCCTTCCAGTCCGTTTTCATTGGGAGCAAAAAACACTTTCGCACCTGCACGGTCTGCTGCAATCACTTTTTGCTTGACACCGCCAATACGTCCCACTTCTCCTTCTTCACTGAGGGATCCTGTGCCGGCAATCTGGTTTCCTTTTGTAATGTCCTCTTCCACCAGCTGATTATATATCTCAAGAGCAAACATCAGACCTGCAGACGGCCCCCCGATCTGTGCAGTATCGATTGACACATCCGGATTTCTCACCAGTTCACGGTCCGTTACGGGATGTGCAATTCCGATCCCTCCCCGCTCCCCTGTCGGATCAAGCTCTTCCGGGAACTTTTCTACGGTTAAGGTTACGTCCTGTCTTTCTTCTTCCCGTTCGATCACAAGATCAACTTCGTCTCCGATATCAACTGACCCCAGTTCTTCCAGAAGATCTTCTGCCTTCAATGTTTCTGTTCCGTTCACTTCGACGATCCGGTCACCAACTTCCAGTTTTCTCTCGGCATCCATTCCTTCTACGAAGCTTGTAATAAGAACACCGTAGTTTTCAAAGTAGGCTTCTTTTCCAGCCTCATTGTAGGCAATTAAAACAGCCACATCCTGAGAACTTGTCATCATCACAAGCTGACGTTGATGATACTCTTCATCTGACTCACCTTCAGGGCGGATCAGGTTCTCTGCGATCAGATCACGATCATCAGATAACAGGGACCATACATAATTTATCGTATTCGCCCTTCCCATCCTCACAGTGGTAAGGCTCAGTGTTCCTTCATAATCATACCCTTCCTCTACTTCAATCACTTCACTGAGAACTTTTGCATCTCCCGGAATGCTGAAGTAATAGGGAAGCTGATAAAAATTCACGAACAAAAGCACCAGTATAAAGATCGTCCACCGGAAAACCGACCCTTTAATCGTTTTCCCTCTCGTCTCTCTCATGATGTTTCTCCTTCCATGCGGCTATTCTCTCTTTAAAAACATCGAGGTTTTTTTCCATCTCTTTTTCACCCTGCAGGATAATTTCTTCCACATCTGTAAACTGTGTTGCTTTAATGTGTCTGAAGATGGGCCTGATCATCAGATCCGACTCTATTTCCCGATATCTTACCATTTCTTTTTCCATGATGTCCATACTCTGGATAATCACATCGTAAATGGAAGTGATCTCGGGTTCCGTATTAAAATACGACACATCCACGGCAATGACCATGTCAGCTCCCATGCTCTTCACAACACTGACAGGGACCCTGTCAATCACACCCCCGTCAACAAACAGCCGACCGCCGATCCGTTCAGGTACGAGGATGCCGGGTATAGCAATACTTGCACGGACAGCCTGGGTGACATCCCCGTCCTTAAAAACAACTTTTTCCCCTTTTTTGAGATCCGTTGCTACAATCGCCATTTCAGGGGAGAGCTCTTCTATCTTTTTCTGCTTAACGAGCATTTTGATGATGCTTTTTGCTTTTTCCCCTTTAATAAAGCCCATTTTCGGCACAGTAAAATCAAGGAAATACTTCCGTCTGAACTGCATTGCCATTTTTTCCATCGTCTCAGGTGTATGGCCTGCTCCGAACAGGGCACCGACGAGGGCTCCCATACTGCTGCCGGCGATGTAGTCAACCTGGATGCCTTCCCGCATAAGTACCTTTAATACACCAATATGGGCAAACCCCCTCGACCCGCCTGAGCCAAGAGCCAAACCAATCTTCGGGTTCATGTCTTTCCCCCTGTTCCGTCCCGGTCGTATGTGACGTTTAAGGTCTAAACGCACTCAGTAAACGTATATTTAACCGAGGACAAGTTTATGATGATTCTGCCTGAGAGGAGGCCTGATCTTTTGACAGCCTCATCGTTTAAAACAATGGTTCTTGGAGGTACGGCCACGTTTCTGGCTGTCTCTTTTATATTGTTTCCAAAAGATGCCTATGAAGCCTCCATACGCGGCTTGAACATGTGGTGGGAGGTGGTCTTTCCTTCCCTGCTTCCTTTTTTTATTATGAGTGAATTTCTTATCAGCTTTGGTGTCGTTACCTTTGTCGGTGCTTTGTTTGAGCCTGTGATGCGGCCGTTATTCAGAGTTCCCGGTGTGGGCGGTTTTGTGTGGAGCATGGGGATGGCTTCGGGTTTTCCCGCCGGGGCAAAGCTTACGGCACGTCTTCGCAAAGATAAAAAAATCACCAGAATCCAGGCTGAACGACTCGTTTCATTTTCCAATGCTTCCAACCCCATCTTTATTTTCGGAGCCATCGCCGTAGGTTTTTTCCATAACCCTGCACTTGGTTTCCTCCTCGCCGTCTGTCACTACGGAGGCAACCTTTTCGTAGGACTTGCTATGCGATTTTACGGTACGGATGAGGAGAAAGAATCCAAACAGACCACACCCCGCTTCTCACTCCGGCACGCCTTCAGGCTGATGCACCAAGAGAGAAGGAAAGATACGCGGCCTCTTGGAAAGATGATGGGTGATGCCGTTTCATCTGCGGTCACAACATTGTTAATGATTGGCGGGTTTATCATTTTATTCTCAGTATTGAATCGTCTGCTTACGGTTATGCACGTTTCTGAAATGTTAGCGATATTGATTACTATTATACTTACTATCCTTCATATTCCCAACGAATTAAGTCCTGCTCTGATCTCCGGGCTGTTTGAAATTACGCTTGGCAGCCAGATGGCCAGTGTCGCTGCCGGCACCTCTTTGTATCACCAGGTGCTCATCACAAGCTTTATTCTTGGCTTTAACGGTTTCAGTGTTCAAGCTCAGGTTGCAAGTATCCTTGCTGAAACAGACATCCGGTTTAAACCGTTCTTTTTTGCTCGTGTCCTTCACGGGTTTCTGGCTATGGTTCTGGCAGCCTTTTTATTCGAACCTTTATATCCAAACGGCACAGGCCGCACAGCAACAGAGGTATTTGCTCCCGTAAATACTGAGCACGTGAACACATTTTTCATTTCTGTATATGAATGGCTCACTCATTTCGGCGGTCTGGTTACGCTGGGTGGTCTCCTCCTGTTTGTACTTCTTAAAGCAGGGCGGGCCCTAAAGGAAACGAAGAGTATTATGTAACTTCCATAGCTCTCACAGCTTAACAATGAAAAAGAGAGAGTGATTCAAGGTGGCCTTATACCTTACGAGTCACTCTCTCTTTTTTCAGCTGTTCAGTTTTTCACGCAGGGCAGTCTGCACCTGTTCAGGAACAAGATCGCTCACATCTGCATCATACTTAGCCAGTTCTTTTACAATACTTGAACTGAGATAGGAATAATGATGATTGGTCATCATAAAAAACGTTTCGATCTCTTCATCAAGCTTGCGATTGATTGAAGCCATCTGAAGCTCATACTCAAAATCAGAAACAGCACGAAGTCCTTTAATAATCGCACTCGCTTTTTTTTGCCTCGCATATTCGATAAGAAGACCATCAAAACTGTCCACTTCTACATTTTCAAGGTGAGAAGTTGTTTCCTTGATCAGCTTTACCCGCTCCTCCACAGAGAACAGGGGCTTTTTACTG
This DNA window, taken from Alteribacter keqinensis, encodes the following:
- the ylbJ gene encoding sporulation integral membrane protein YlbJ gives rise to the protein MTASSFKTMVLGGTATFLAVSFILFPKDAYEASIRGLNMWWEVVFPSLLPFFIMSEFLISFGVVTFVGALFEPVMRPLFRVPGVGGFVWSMGMASGFPAGAKLTARLRKDKKITRIQAERLVSFSNASNPIFIFGAIAVGFFHNPALGFLLAVCHYGGNLFVGLAMRFYGTDEEKESKQTTPRFSLRHAFRLMHQERRKDTRPLGKMMGDAVSSAVTTLLMIGGFIILFSVLNRLLTVMHVSEMLAILITIILTILHIPNELSPALISGLFEITLGSQMASVAAGTSLYHQVLITSFILGFNGFSVQAQVASILAETDIRFKPFFFARVLHGFLAMVLAAFLFEPLYPNGTGRTATEVFAPVNTEHVNTFFISVYEWLTHFGGLVTLGGLLLFVLLKAGRALKETKSIM
- the coaD gene encoding pantetheine-phosphate adenylyltransferase; amino-acid sequence: MSKIAICPGSFDPVTVGHLDIVTRGAKIFDKVIIAVLNNRSKKPLFSVEERVKLIKETTSHLENVEVDSFDGLLIEYARQKKASAIIKGLRAVSDFEYELQMASINRKLDEEIETFFMMTNHHYSYLSSSIVKELAKYDADVSDLVPEQVQTALREKLNS